The Streptomyces sp. Alt3 genome has a segment encoding these proteins:
- the folB gene encoding dihydroneopterin aldolase, giving the protein MDRVALRGLKARGHHGVFPREREEGQTFIVDLVLGLDTRPAAAADDLSKTVHYGVVAEEVVDVIKGEPVDLIETLAERIAQQCLKHEGVQEVEVVVHKPDAPITVPFDDVTITITRSRA; this is encoded by the coding sequence GTGGATCGTGTCGCGCTGCGCGGCCTCAAGGCCCGTGGGCACCACGGTGTCTTCCCCAGGGAACGGGAAGAGGGCCAGACCTTCATCGTGGACCTGGTGCTCGGTCTCGACACCCGCCCCGCGGCAGCCGCCGACGACCTGTCGAAGACAGTTCACTACGGCGTGGTCGCGGAAGAGGTCGTCGACGTCATCAAGGGTGAGCCGGTCGATCTGATCGAGACGCTCGCGGAACGCATCGCGCAGCAGTGCCTCAAGCACGAAGGGGTCCAGGAGGTCGAGGTCGTCGTCCACAAGCCGGACGCCCCCATCACGGTCCCCTTCGACGACGTGACCATCACCATCACCCGGAGCCGAGCATGA
- a CDS encoding DUF3180 domain-containing protein, translating into MKQLRLGLLAGLFAGAGVLSWGAARLWDALGTLPSVPLAAPVVLAVIAVVLLATALSFRSRLRAQRERRPGAKGVEPMMAARALVFGQASALVAALVAGMYGGTCVFLLSLLDVPPRRDQAIYAGSAVVAGVAVVAAAVFLERVCKLPDDGDDERNTAQAA; encoded by the coding sequence GTGAAGCAACTACGGCTCGGCCTCCTGGCCGGACTCTTCGCCGGAGCCGGCGTGCTGTCCTGGGGCGCGGCCCGCCTCTGGGACGCCCTGGGGACGCTGCCCAGCGTGCCGCTCGCCGCACCCGTCGTGCTGGCGGTGATCGCCGTGGTCCTGCTGGCGACCGCGCTGTCCTTCCGTTCCCGCCTGCGCGCCCAGCGGGAGCGGCGTCCCGGGGCCAAGGGCGTGGAGCCGATGATGGCCGCGCGCGCACTGGTCTTCGGCCAGGCAAGCGCGCTCGTCGCCGCGCTGGTCGCCGGGATGTACGGCGGCACCTGCGTCTTCCTGCTCAGCCTCCTGGATGTCCCGCCGCGCAGGGATCAGGCCATCTACGCGGGCAGCGCCGTCGTGGCCGGCGTCGCGGTCGTGGCCGCCGCCGTCTTCCTCGAGCGGGTCTGCAAGCTTCCGGACGACGGGGACGACGAGCGGAACACGGCACAGGCCGCCTGA
- the folK gene encoding 2-amino-4-hydroxy-6-hydroxymethyldihydropteridine diphosphokinase gives MTAFSTEGQSDPTVQPVPAAVVEQVDAADVTLSNPKRAVISLGSNLGNRLETLQGAVDALEDTPGLRVKAVSPVYETEPWGVDPGSQPSYFNAVIIVKTTLPPSSLLERGQAIEEAFDRVREERWGPRTIDVDIVSYADVVSDDPLLTLPHPRARERAFVLAPWHDVDPEAQLPGAGPVADLLAGVGRDGVLPRPDLELRLPE, from the coding sequence ATGACTGCATTTTCCACCGAGGGGCAGAGCGACCCGACCGTACAGCCGGTTCCCGCAGCCGTGGTCGAGCAGGTCGACGCTGCCGACGTCACCCTCTCCAACCCGAAACGGGCCGTGATCTCCCTCGGCTCCAACCTCGGCAACCGCCTCGAGACGCTCCAGGGGGCCGTCGACGCCCTGGAGGACACCCCCGGGCTCCGGGTCAAGGCGGTCTCCCCGGTCTACGAGACGGAGCCCTGGGGCGTCGACCCCGGTTCCCAGCCGTCGTACTTCAACGCGGTGATCATCGTGAAGACGACCCTGCCCCCCTCGTCGCTGCTGGAGCGCGGCCAGGCCATCGAGGAGGCCTTCGACCGGGTCCGCGAGGAGCGCTGGGGTCCGCGCACGATCGACGTCGACATCGTGTCCTACGCCGACGTGGTCTCCGACGACCCGCTGCTGACCCTTCCGCACCCGCGCGCCCGCGAGCGCGCCTTCGTCCTCGCCCCATGGCACGACGTGGACCCGGAGGCCCAGCTGCCCGGCGCCGGACCGGTCGCCGACCTGCTGGCCGGTGTCGGCCGCGACGGAGTGCTTCCCCGGCCCGACCTGGAACTCCGTCTCCCCGAGTAG